The Magnolia sinica isolate HGM2019 chromosome 3, MsV1, whole genome shotgun sequence genome includes the window TGTAGGAAATCCGCACCACTAAAACGGAAgaccccatcatgaagatcaccttcTTGAAGATCTGGATAACCAGATCATTGGGTGGGCccaacatatatatcaagtcaGATCATTGGTTATCCATTGATTCAACGGTGTGGATCACTTGACTGTCTGCCTCAGAGCGATATCCTACCCAATGGCTATATGACAAGCTAGCATACATCCGGCTGTGGGTGATGAGTTCTCGTCCTCCCCACCAGGTCGTGTACTGCACAAGTGGTACTTGTATATGATGATCGGAAACCAGTGTCTTCGTGAGTCCCcgattcagagggtttttgacTTTttgtgttagcttgttagtacacaaccatgtcagtacatacactccatgttagccacccccacgatTCAGAGGGTTACAGTTGCATTAACGGTGGGATTCTGGGATCAACGCTCGTTCGCTATTGGACCTAACAAATGAAGGGTTCTGATCCAGCCCATGCATCACGTGTATTCAATGCACGCTCAAGTCTCACACGTCACCAGAACCAATGTACCGGAATTGTCTCCGCACCACCTGTTTTCCGCAGCGTGTTAAACAATCatgaactgtggggcccaccaagtattatatgtaaatccactccattaTTTGAACCGTACATACAAAACACTGTTACtacatataaaaaaaacaaaatcaaatggtCTACTGGGAACAGTTCAAAAATTGCACCTAAAACCTACGAGTTACGCAGTATGGGCCACATACACCTATAACTTCATCTTGGTAAGTCACGCCCGATTAACGGGTCTGATGAAACATccacaccatggtggcccacacacaACCATATGGTTAGCATCCAATCCCCATtgctccctatggtgtggcccacatgagtaggGAATCTCTCTGATTATTTTCCCCAGGGCCTACACTCAAGGATAAAACACGATGTACGGATTCGATTTTCATATattcaacaggtgggccccacataggttagGTGTTGTAAAGGATTCCAGTCCACAAGAGCAGAACCAAAATACCACTTCTCAGTTTCATGATAAATCTCCAAAACAAGCTACATCCGTGTCAAAGTAAAACTCCATGCCTATCAACTTCATGCTTTATCTACTACACGTGTACGAGACGCTTTTCTTGACTCGCAATCATCTCACCCCAACAAACCCATTTCATTTCTCAATTGCATTTTGAATTTGACTCGGAATAACCGACCCCAACAATCAATCAAAATGCATTTTGATTGGATTCCAATatggaaaaacaaacaaaaacaacGACCCATCAATCAATATGCAGATTGATCTATCCACAGACAATACTATTATCATTATTTCAACGTAGATAATAACAACATTAAAAAAGAATGCATTTGTATCtattatctcattttcttttctccccaaaaaaataaaagaaaatgaaaaaaagaagagaacaagAACATGAACTGATAAACTTTTAATTCCCCGGAAAGTTTGGACTGCTGATTTTGCTGTTGTTGCTGTTGAGATTGTTGTTAttgttgctgttgctgttgctgccAGTCTGATGGGAGCCGCTGCCAATAATGGAAGTGATCGCAGCCACTAGAGCTGCAGTGAAATTCGGGTCTGCTGTTATGGCCGCTGTCGCTGCACTTACGGTGTCCGCCAATGATGGATGTGGcgtttgctgctgctgctgctgctgctgcagctgcGCGAATTGTGTTGGATCCACATTCGGCGAGATCTGAAGGCCTGAGAATTTTGATTGGTTATAAAGCGCTTGGCCGAAAATCTGCGGCAGCTGCTGTGGTGGTGGCGGTCCAAAAGCTTGAGTGGTGGTTGGGAATGGCCCTTGGAATTGAGTAGGTGGCCTTTGGAATTGTAAAGGGTTGGGAGATTGAGTGAGGTCGAGGGTAACAGTTGGAAATGGCGCGGATGCGGATATCGTCGCCATGCTCGACGAGCAAGGCAAGAGCGTTCTTGCTAGGAAATTCGGATTCATTAGACCGTCGGAACTCGACATTGATCCGGATAACAGCATACATGCTGCAGCTGATGTGGTTGATGCCATAGCCATGGCTGCAGGAGGAAGTGGATGGTTGTGATTGCCTTCATATGTAGTTATGAGAATGGATCGGTCTTCAGCGCATCTTTGAACCTATTGGTTGTAAcaattcaacggtttggattaatcATTTAATAAATTAAGATGAttgatggggcccattttttaATCATAGATCAAATGTAATTACATTGAAACTTACTTGTTTACGAACGGGGCATCCAGCAGCCATGGTGCAACGATAATAAGCACGGGGACATGGGTTTCCTTTCGCCATCTTTTGGCCGTACTTCCGCCATTGGCATCCGTCGGTGATCTGTGAAAAGGAAGCGTTTCGATTAAACAAACGGCTATCATTGACAATTGAGATTGGTAATGAATTTCATATGATTCATTGATTtcttaccattggagcttccgATCGTGCTCGGACGGAGACTCGAGCTTTCCTCATAGTGGCTTCTGTGGATTGTTCAGCATTCTTCGATGGTGGTAATTTGGGAAGCTTGTTCTGAGCCCATTCATGTGATGCCTGATCCGGGCTCTCTTCTTTACCGATTCCTCTACTGTCGCTGGCGTCTTTCTTGTCGTGATCTAATGGAACTATGTCGCCATTGCTGGTATTGTTTTGTACATGAATTTCCTTAGATACCACTTCTACGTTGTTGCGAGGCGATCCTGACTGATCATGGCTCCTCCCTTCAGATGAAGATTGAGAAGGCTCATCTGTTTCAGCGGTGGCAGCTGGACCAAGATCCATGAACTGCCTTGGAACTAAAAATCCGCCGCCACCTCTTACTACATGTTTCTTTTCTTCTGTCGTTTCATCCACAGTCTGAAACGGTACATGTTTCTTTTCTTCTATTGTTTCATCCATATTCTGAAACGACGACAACCGTAGAATTAAATCACCATGAGAGGTGAGTTTAGAACATAAAAGTATCCAAGTTTGTAAGTAAAGCTACCTGATGTTTTTGGACGGTCTCGATTTTGGGATTTTGTTGCTGCATCAATGTCACAAGATGCATCTGTAAACTGGTGTAATTGCTGCTCACTTGGCTTAGCATTCCTCTCAATCGTTGGTTCTCTTCATTCATGCGGTCTAGCTCGGCTTGTAATACTGCTAACTGAAAGAATGGTATGCAGACTGATTAGCACAAAACAATAATCGACGAATTCCATTGATATTTAGATGCAGTATTGGTTGAAATGTATAACCCTGTTCAATAGACAGTAAATATGAACAAATTGCAATTATTTAAAATTGCATTTAGATTCTTTTCAAGATCAGCTTGAAAGTAATACGATTGTGATTTCTACTTATTGCAATTCATTTTTCAGTTGTGCAACCAACAACTACCTAATATG containing:
- the LOC131240748 gene encoding probable WRKY transcription factor 31, producing MDKGGLSIDSDSLGFFVSQPNSFLNAIHHQKRKREFMDFSMNLNYRDDPATATMNEKRVNEMDFFAEKTTYRAQEFDVKATNFDNIKKEDSNEGARMNFGVNTGLHLLTANTGSDQSMVDDGISSNVDEKEGKNELAVLQAELDRMNEENQRLRGMLSQVSSNYTSLQMHLVTLMQQQNPKIETVQKHQNMDETIEEKKHVPFQTVDETTEEKKHVVRGGGGFLVPRQFMDLGPAATAETDEPSQSSSEGRSHDQSGSPRNNVEVVSKEIHVQNNTSNGDIVPLDHDKKDASDSRGIGKEESPDQASHEWAQNKLPKLPPSKNAEQSTEATMRKARVSVRARSEAPMITDGCQWRKYGQKMAKGNPCPRAYYRCTMAAGCPVRKQVQRCAEDRSILITTYEGNHNHPLPPAAMAMASTTSAAACMLLSGSMSSSDGLMNPNFLARTLLPCSSSMATISASAPFPTVTLDLTQSPNPLQFQRPPTQFQGPFPTTTQAFGPPPPQQLPQIFGQALYNQSKFSGLQISPNVDPTQFAQLQQQQQQQQTPHPSLADTVSAATAAITADPNFTAALVAAITSIIGSGSHQTGSNSNSNNNNNLNSNNSKISSPNFPGN